The following coding sequences are from one Hymenobacter sp. DG25A window:
- the groL gene encoding chaperonin GroEL (60 kDa chaperone family; promotes refolding of misfolded polypeptides especially under stressful conditions; forms two stacked rings of heptamers to form a barrel-shaped 14mer; ends can be capped by GroES; misfolded proteins enter the barrel where they are refolded when GroES binds), with the protein MAKNIQFDTDGRDKLKRGVDKLANAVKVTLGPKGRNVVIDKKFGAPTITKDGVTVAKEIELKDPVENMGAQLVKEVASKTADQAGDGTTTATVLAQAIYTAGSKNVAAGANPMDLKRGIDKAVHAVVANLKQQSKKIENSSEIAQVGAISANNDMEIGQMIADAMDKVGKEGVITVEEARGTETEVKTVEGMQFDRGYLSPYFVTNAEKMEVELENPFILIYDKKVSTMKELLPVLEQVVQTGKPLVIISEDVDGEALATLVVNKLRGSLKIAAVKAPGFGDRRKAMLEDIAVLTGGTVISEERGYKLENATLEYLGQAEKIIIDKDNTTIVNGKGEKEGITSRINEIKAQVEKTTSDYDKEKLQERLAKLSGGVAILYIGASTEVEMKEKKDRVDDALHATRAAVEEGVVPGGGVALVRALESLDAVNTLNGDERTGVNIIRTALEAPLRTIVQNAGGEGSVVVQKVREGKGDYGYNAREDRYENLMAAGILDPTKVTRLALENAASIAGLLLTTECVISDEPEDDKGGAGAGAAGMGGMGGMGGMM; encoded by the coding sequence ATGGCTAAGAACATCCAATTCGATACCGACGGCCGCGACAAGCTGAAGCGCGGCGTAGATAAACTGGCTAACGCCGTGAAAGTAACCCTGGGCCCTAAAGGCCGCAACGTGGTTATCGACAAGAAATTTGGCGCCCCCACCATCACCAAAGACGGTGTGACGGTAGCCAAGGAAATTGAGCTGAAAGACCCCGTTGAAAACATGGGTGCTCAGTTGGTGAAAGAAGTAGCCAGCAAAACTGCTGATCAGGCCGGTGACGGTACTACTACCGCTACCGTACTGGCCCAGGCTATTTACACGGCCGGCTCCAAGAACGTAGCTGCTGGAGCCAACCCTATGGACCTGAAGCGCGGTATTGACAAAGCCGTTCACGCGGTAGTGGCTAACCTGAAGCAGCAGTCCAAGAAGATTGAAAACTCTTCGGAAATTGCTCAGGTAGGCGCTATTTCGGCCAACAACGACATGGAAATCGGCCAGATGATTGCCGATGCCATGGACAAAGTGGGCAAAGAAGGTGTAATTACCGTGGAAGAAGCGCGTGGTACTGAAACCGAAGTAAAAACGGTGGAAGGCATGCAGTTCGACCGTGGTTACCTCTCCCCTTACTTCGTGACCAACGCGGAGAAAATGGAAGTGGAGCTGGAGAACCCCTTCATCCTGATCTACGACAAGAAAGTAAGCACCATGAAGGAGCTCCTGCCCGTGCTGGAGCAAGTGGTGCAAACCGGCAAGCCCCTGGTTATCATCTCCGAAGATGTGGACGGTGAGGCCCTGGCTACGCTGGTAGTAAACAAGCTGCGCGGCTCGCTGAAAATTGCGGCTGTAAAGGCTCCCGGCTTCGGCGACCGTCGCAAAGCCATGCTGGAAGACATTGCCGTTCTCACGGGCGGTACCGTTATCAGCGAAGAGCGCGGCTACAAGCTGGAAAACGCTACGCTGGAATATCTCGGTCAGGCCGAGAAAATCATCATTGACAAGGACAATACCACCATTGTTAATGGCAAAGGCGAGAAAGAAGGCATCACCTCGCGCATAAACGAAATCAAAGCCCAGGTGGAAAAAACCACTTCGGACTACGATAAGGAGAAGCTGCAGGAGCGTCTGGCCAAGCTGTCGGGCGGTGTTGCTATCCTCTACATCGGTGCTTCTACGGAAGTAGAGATGAAGGAGAAGAAAGACCGTGTTGACGATGCCCTGCACGCTACCCGCGCTGCTGTAGAAGAAGGTGTAGTACCCGGCGGCGGTGTTGCCCTAGTGCGTGCCCTCGAGTCCTTGGACGCCGTTAACACCCTGAACGGCGACGAGCGCACCGGCGTAAACATCATCCGTACCGCTCTGGAAGCTCCCCTGCGTACCATCGTGCAGAACGCCGGTGGCGAAGGCTCGGTAGTAGTACAGAAGGTGCGCGAAGGCAAAGGTGACTACGGTTACAACGCCCGCGAAGACCGCTACGAAAACCTGATGGCTGCTGGTATCCTCGACCCCACCAAAGTAACGCGTCTGGCCCTGGAAAATGCCGCTTCAATTGCCGGCCTGCTCCTGACCACCGAGTGCGTTATTTCGGATGAGCCCGAAGATGACAAAGGTGGCGCTGGTGCCGGTGCTGCCGGTATGGGCGGCATGGGTGGCATGGGCGGCATGATGTAA
- a CDS encoding LptE family protein — MTWNSYKWLISCWIVLMGFCVAGCRVYSFTGTNIDPAVKTISISTFPNSAPNGPSSLSQRFTEDFKDYFQRNTTLKLIARDGDLQFEGAIIGYDIAPAAIEKTEGRDQAGLNRLTIQVRVKFTNTKDPKQDFEQTFQSYGDFPGSQDATQINNNQTEVRRITERIITDAFNKSVANW; from the coding sequence ATGACCTGGAACAGCTATAAGTGGTTGATTAGCTGCTGGATCGTATTGATGGGCTTTTGCGTGGCGGGTTGCCGCGTGTACTCCTTCACCGGCACCAACATCGACCCCGCGGTCAAGACCATTTCCATTTCTACCTTCCCCAATAGCGCCCCCAACGGCCCTTCGTCGCTTTCCCAGCGTTTTACGGAAGATTTCAAGGACTACTTTCAGCGCAACACCACGCTAAAGCTGATAGCGCGCGATGGTGACCTGCAGTTTGAAGGCGCCATTATTGGCTACGATATTGCCCCGGCCGCCATCGAGAAAACCGAAGGCCGCGACCAGGCCGGCCTGAACCGCCTGACCATTCAGGTGCGGGTGAAATTCACCAACACCAAAGACCCCAAGCAGGACTTCGAGCAGACTTTCCAGAGCTACGGCGACTTCCCGGGCTCGCAGGATGCCACGCAAATCAACAATAACCAGACGGAGGTGCGCCGCATTACGGAGCGCATTATTACGGATGCCTTTAATAAATCCGTAGCCAACTGGTAG
- a CDS encoding sigma-54 interaction domain-containing protein, whose protein sequence is MTPSEIQSIKQRFGIIGNAPALNYAIQVAAQVAPTDMTVMISGESGSGKESFSKIIHALSPRKHGQFIAINCGAIPEGTIDSELFGHEKGSFTGAQEARKGYFEVTNGGTIFLDEIGEMPLGTQARLLRVLENGEFIRVGSSKVQKTDVRVVAASNVNLLDAVREGKFREDLYYRLNTVPITVPPLRERGDDIYLLFRKFATDFAERYRVKPVSLTPDAVVELQRFQFPGNIRQLKNVAEQMSVLETEREIDLRRLRQYLPAEQTSRLPMLVHAAGTATDGAGNAYSERDLLYKVLFDMRRDVTDLKKLVLELAAGQRPHEAQELVRQNSHLFSNLNVAPYEGGRPLRQPADSGSEYFIPSVDDATDYDDESQPVEDISHETEEETLSLDAKEKEMIIKALKKHNHKRKYAAHDLGISERTLYRKLKQYDLEQL, encoded by the coding sequence TTGACACCTTCCGAAATACAAAGTATCAAACAACGCTTCGGCATCATCGGCAATGCGCCGGCACTGAACTACGCCATTCAGGTGGCGGCTCAGGTGGCGCCGACGGATATGACGGTGATGATTTCCGGTGAGAGCGGCTCGGGCAAGGAGTCGTTTTCGAAGATTATCCATGCCCTGTCGCCGCGCAAGCACGGGCAGTTTATTGCCATTAACTGCGGCGCTATTCCGGAAGGCACCATCGACTCGGAGCTGTTTGGCCACGAAAAAGGCTCCTTTACGGGGGCGCAGGAAGCCCGCAAAGGCTATTTTGAGGTAACCAATGGCGGCACCATTTTCCTGGATGAGATTGGCGAAATGCCGCTGGGCACCCAGGCTCGCCTGCTGCGCGTGCTGGAAAACGGTGAGTTTATCCGGGTAGGCTCCAGCAAAGTACAGAAGACCGATGTGCGCGTGGTAGCCGCTTCCAACGTGAATCTGCTGGATGCCGTGCGCGAAGGCAAGTTCCGGGAAGACCTCTATTACCGCCTCAACACCGTCCCCATTACAGTTCCACCATTACGTGAACGGGGCGATGATATCTATCTATTATTCCGCAAGTTCGCTACGGATTTCGCCGAGCGCTACCGCGTAAAGCCGGTGTCGTTGACGCCCGATGCGGTGGTGGAATTACAGCGTTTTCAGTTCCCTGGCAACATCCGGCAGCTGAAGAATGTGGCCGAGCAGATGTCGGTGCTGGAGACGGAACGGGAGATTGATCTGCGCCGTTTGCGCCAGTATCTGCCCGCCGAGCAAACCAGCCGCCTGCCCATGCTGGTGCACGCTGCCGGCACCGCCACCGATGGGGCCGGCAATGCCTACTCCGAGCGCGACCTGCTTTATAAGGTGCTGTTTGATATGCGCCGGGACGTGACGGATTTGAAGAAGCTGGTGCTGGAGCTGGCCGCCGGGCAGCGCCCGCACGAAGCGCAGGAGTTGGTGCGCCAGAACAGCCACCTTTTCAGCAACCTGAATGTAGCCCCCTATGAAGGCGGCCGCCCCCTGCGTCAGCCGGCCGACTCCGGCTCGGAGTACTTTATTCCTTCCGTGGATGATGCCACTGATTATGACGATGAAAGCCAGCCGGTAGAAGACATTTCGCACGAGACGGAGGAGGAAACCCTTTCCCTCGACGCGAAGGAAAAGGAGATGATTATCAAGGCGTTGAAGAAACACAACCACAAGCGCAAATACGCCGCCCACGACTTGGGTATTTCAGAACGCACCCTCTACCGTAAACTCAAACAATATGACCTGGAACAGCTATAA
- the groES gene encoding co-chaperone GroES → MSLSMKPLADRVLIAPAAAEEKTKSGIIIPDTAKEKPQRGEVVAVGEGKVADNGTTIKPQVSVGDQVLYGKYAGTEITLDGQDYLIMRESDILAVL, encoded by the coding sequence ATGTCACTTAGCATGAAACCACTGGCTGACCGCGTCCTTATCGCGCCAGCCGCTGCCGAGGAGAAAACCAAATCGGGCATCATTATTCCCGATACGGCTAAGGAAAAGCCCCAGCGTGGCGAAGTAGTAGCCGTAGGCGAAGGCAAGGTGGCCGACAACGGCACTACCATCAAGCCGCAGGTAAGCGTAGGCGACCAGGTGCTGTATGGCAAATATGCCGGCACGGAAATCACCCTTGATGGCCAGGACTACCTCATCATGCGTGAGTCCGATATCCTAGCGGTGCTCTAA
- the secG gene encoding preprotein translocase subunit SecG has protein sequence MYIALISLIIFVCFLLALVVLAQNPKGGGLSSQFGAGGTAQLMGVKRTGDLLERLTWGFAIALMVLSLGTQMVSSTSGDTAPVRSVNQQRAMETQVPVTAPAPAPTTPAPSAPAPAPATTPTTPAP, from the coding sequence ATGTATATTGCCCTGATCAGCCTAATCATTTTTGTGTGCTTCTTGCTGGCCCTGGTGGTGCTGGCCCAGAATCCTAAAGGAGGCGGACTTTCCAGCCAGTTTGGTGCCGGCGGCACTGCCCAGCTTATGGGTGTAAAACGCACCGGCGACCTATTGGAGCGCCTGACCTGGGGCTTTGCTATTGCCCTCATGGTTTTGTCCTTGGGTACCCAAATGGTAAGCAGCACCTCCGGTGATACTGCTCCGGTACGCAGCGTAAACCAGCAGCGTGCCATGGAAACCCAGGTTCCAGTTACTGCACCAGCCCCGGCTCCTACCACTCCCGCGCCTTCAGCACCCGCTCCGGCTCCGGCTACTACTCCTACCACGCCGGCTCCTTAA